The sequence acaaactAAAACAGTTGGTATTGCGTTGTTTCGTCAAAAAGAACAAAGTAAATACAAGTGTCTTAGCTTTAGAAGGGATAAATGAGACTCGgattcagataaaaaaaatcactgaaactgacattgtgaagatgcttgatttcttgatcgacaacatatttgttacgttgtAAACGTATTGCGCTCTTCTTGCACACTTGTTTCTTTTATTCTTATGAGGCTGGCTTCATACagaaacttcttaggaagaaaaaaaatagttagcTATATCCTTTTACTTCATTTTCCGCCAAAAAGAGGATGTTCTCTTActaaataattcataatttgcTGCCGATGTTGAACACATCTATCCAATTAGAATAAAGATAATTAATACCACCGATGACATGGATGAGTCTGCTTCATATCTTTACTTAAATCTAGAAATTAGCAATGAatggtcggttgaaaacaaaactttacgacaaaagagatggtTTTGGcattccaattgtgaacttttccttgatagagggttgctgttcacaagaaaagtatttaaaaaagagtttcaaatggtgaagttgaactCATCCCATCGTAATTTTACGGATGTCATTGCGTGTTGGTTAAATGCTATAGAGTATCCGTGTCACAGCTAAAAATGGATATGTTTTtctgtcgtaactacaatcctgtTCCTTTTTCAAGAATATGTGACCATCGAAACTAGATTATTTATGGGTTTGAATAAACATGAGCAATATGACGGTTGCCACATGGagagcaggatatgcttacccttccataGCACCTGACACCatcccaagtttttggtggagcTCGTTTTgttaagtctttagttttctatgttgtgtctatgttgtattataatttttccttttgtctttttcttttttgccatagtattgttagtttttttttttatcgataagtttgaatgtccctttggtattgtTCGCccttcttttacatatatatggtTTTGGAACAGACATTCTATAATTTCATGACTTAGTTATCGTTAAGGCCAACAATAAGTTTTACTCAAAAATGTATGAAGACACTGTTCATGTTGCTTTATGTTATTGTGTTTCATATGTGGATTTTCTTCCAAGAACCTCCTAGTTTTTACTAAATACAATCACAACACCAGCAGTGACATGTATgcataattatatacaattcattattaatcattttaccatcacgaattggttggtCCATAGGATGTGTCTTTTTCCAAACTAACTAAGGACAATTTTACAACGTCTATGTGTATTTTTATCTGTTGGTATggtgtatatattttatgattgtgaTAGACTCGTTGTCTTAACTTTTCAATGTTTTTGTAGGATTCTGAATATGTTTACAACAAGACTAattgtatttaacattttatttattttataataaaaaaaacaatttgggtAAAAAAAGGTGGATTTCTTCAAAATTCTTATTATATTCATCCAGAGTATCCTTTGGATGGCCTTCTTCTGCAAAGCCTGTGACATTTAACGTTGGTACAGTATTTGGTTGTTGGACAATCTGAATCAGTATGACATAGTTTACTGCATTTACTGCGGCCTCCTTCTACTGACTGAGAAACGACAATTGAACCAGATGATCCAATTGATCCTCCTCGTCTAGAAGAAATTGTATCCAATGCATCCATGCCACTACGTCTAGATGTAATTGTATCCAATGCATTAATTCCACTTCGTCTAGCTGAGATAGCGTCAAGAATATCAGAATCTGTGTGACTAGACATTGAACCACTGCTACCAATAGTTTCCAAATGACCATTGTTAGATAGACCCACACGTCCGGTTAAAGACTGACCTGAACCAATTAGGCTACCAGATGATAATTGAACGCAATAGCTGTTGCATCCTTCGTGGATACATTTATGTCCTGATGCACATACTTTATTTTCTCCACATCCATAAATGCATTTTGAACCATCAATGCTTGACAGTCTTGAAATGTCTGATGATGAACCTCTAATCATTCCTGAAACTGTATTTCCATTTCCACTTCTTACAGATCCCGACAATCCAGATTCACCAATAATACTCCCAGATGATACTTGGACACAATAACTGTCACAACCATCTCGTACACATTTCTGTCCTAGGTTACAAAGTTTATCTACTCCACACTCATAATGACAGTTTATGTTGATACCATCATTGCTTGATACACCAGCAGATCTTTGAAATGAGGAGCTTCTTATAATTCCAGAGACAGCTGAATTTCTTCTGTCAGATCCTGCTGGCCTATTTGCATCAATTACATCTAGAACAGAAAGTGAGTCCTCAAGAGGACCGCTAATGTCTCTACCAATCCCATTGTCAAGCTGTAATACTTTATTCACTCCATGTAGACCTAATTTCTTTTCTGTAGGTGTATAGGCTGTAAAAAATTGATgcaaagtttaatttaattataagtaTAAAGTGTAATGTTCTATATACAGATCTATCAGTGACAAGTTAGATTgacattgatatggtcatatttataaattaactgcaaaactttgaattatttgagAAATTTCAGACATTTCAGATCATCTTTATAACTTTAAATTCGAATCTGATTTGACATTGTATCATTAAGATTCAGACTTTTACGCTgttgtcttttgtagacgaaatgcgggTCTTGTGTTCATAATTATAAGTGTGGTATCTTTGACGAATTGCATCTTAACTACGACAGAAATCTTTGTGTAAAACAAAGctcatcaaaggtaccagattATAATTTGGTACGCCAGACAAACGTTACCATTTATATAAGGGTTCTTCAAcaaagtttcttgtgtacaatttggaaattagtatggcgttcattatcactgaactagtatatatttgtttaggggccagctgaaggacgcctccggttgcgggaatttctcgctacattgaagacctgttggtgaccttctgctgttgttttttttatttggtcgggttgttgtctctttgacatattccccatttccattctcaattttatcttcgAGACGCTGGTATCAAAACAGTTTGGAagccaaataaaaaataataatcttgaGAAAGcgaatataataaaattaacggtaccaattttcttgcaccagatgcgcatttcgacaatacatgtctcttcagtgatgctcgtggccaaaatatttgaaatccaaagcttatataaaagatgaagagctataatacaaaaggtccaaaaagtttagccaaatcagtgaaaggaatcagagctttgcatgagggagatacattccttaatttataataatttctaatattttgtaacagtaaattttaataacacaaaaaatccgtattttcatgccagtaccaaagtactggctgctgggctggtgataccctcggggactaatagtccaccagcagaggcatcgacccagaggtagtaataaaattaacggtaccaattttcttgcaccagatgcgcatttcgacaatacatgtctcttcagtgatgctcgtggccaaaatatttgaaatccaaagcttatataaaagatgaagagctataatccaaaaggtccaaaaagttaATGCTTACCAGCTACTGACATTATGGTCAATAACATTGACAATGACATAATTTCAAATCTCATCATTTCAAAGAATCTGAAATATACAAAAGCATGTTTTAAAACATCTGTttccaaaaataattttacaaatacgTTATGCCTTATCTAATttcataaacaataaaaacaaatctgtataatatttcatgatatttcttcttgaaaacaataatttattaagaaaaaatgaaatttctagaatttcagaatttgtttttcaattgttatCTTTTT is a genomic window of Mytilus trossulus isolate FHL-02 chromosome 1, PNRI_Mtr1.1.1.hap1, whole genome shotgun sequence containing:
- the LOC134724704 gene encoding uncharacterized protein LOC134724704, encoding MMRFEIMSLSMLLTIMSVAAYTPTEKKLGLHGVNKVLQLDNGIGRDISGPLEDSLSVLDVIDANRPAGSDRRNSAVSGIIRSSSFQRSAGVSSNDGININCHYECGVDKLCNLGQKCVRDGCDSYCVQVSSGSIIGESGLSGSVRSGNGNTVSGMIRGSSSDISRLSSIDGSKCIYGCGENKVCASGHKCIHEGCNSYCVQLSSGSLIGSGQSLTGRVGLSNNGHLETIGSSGSMSSHTDSDILDAISARRSGINALDTITSRRSGMDALDTISSRRGGSIGSSGSIVVSQSVEGGRSKCSKLCHTDSDCPTTKYCTNVKCHRLCRRRPSKGYSG